In a single window of the Arthrobacter zhangbolii genome:
- a CDS encoding urease subunit beta, producing MLGTPSYDHKDEEIEINAGRPSVTLLVSNTGDRAIQIGSHFHFFETNKALLFERELAYGMHLDVPAGTGIRIEAGDTKEVTLTAYAGNRRVIGFNNLVDGGLDSTATRIRAIDRMNELKFQNGKPSAKPSAGSTGKAPKTGNAGEGKK from the coding sequence ATGCTGGGCACCCCCTCTTATGACCACAAGGACGAAGAGATCGAGATTAACGCCGGCAGGCCAAGCGTCACTCTGCTGGTAAGCAACACCGGAGACCGGGCGATACAAATCGGGTCACATTTCCACTTCTTCGAGACGAACAAGGCGCTTTTGTTTGAGCGTGAGCTCGCCTATGGCATGCACCTCGATGTGCCGGCGGGCACCGGTATCCGCATCGAAGCAGGAGATACCAAAGAGGTAACCCTGACGGCTTATGCCGGCAACCGAAGGGTTATCGGCTTCAACAACCTCGTCGATGGCGGGCTCGATTCCACGGCGACCAGGATTCGCGCAATTGACCGCATGAACGAGCTCAAGTTCCAGAACGGCAAACCGAGCGCCAAACCAAGTGCCGGCAGCACCGGCAAGGCGCCGAAAACGGGCAATGCTGGAGAGGGGAAGAAGTGA